The genome window GCCGGTGACAgtctcgccgccctcgacgtgGTACACGACCTggaggtcgcgctcaagctgCTTGCCCATAGGCAGTTGAACCTTGAAAATGTCGTCCgatgggggaaggggaagggagaggatggcgcCCGTCGCGCAGCCTAGCAGCACGTCTGTCGGAGGTGGGGAGCTCGGATCGGTGTTCTCagaggggatgggggaCCACGCAACTGCAGTAACGTTCTGGCGGAGGCGTagagcgcgaggtcggcggttCTGCTGGCTGCTTATCCCCGCGACAGGAAGGTAAAACGCATCGCCGGTGGATGTGGTAATGATGAGATGACGCGCAGTGGGGTCGGCAAAGAGCGCCTTGATGGTCACATCGCGCAGCCCCTTGTCTGTCGGCCGGGGCAGGTCGATCGtcaccagctcgtcgggGGCGTTCAGATCAATAATGACTACAGAGAGCGGTTGCGTCGCGAAGAAGAGCACGTTATTGGCGGCCGTAAGGAAGAGGATGTCGGCGGGTGGGGTGTACTGCACGGTGCTgagggagaagagaggCGGGAGGGTGGCGCTCACACGTGCTGTAGGGACGAAGCCTGTTTCAAGCTGCCATTAGCGACACAAGATATGTGACTCACGGCTCGGACCAGAGGCGacacctcgtcggcgtggtCATCGCGCTCGAACCCTTCGTACTCGACGCCTGCGAGAGCGCTGGGCCTGGGCACGGCGCCCCGCCCGGGGCCAGCCGCATGCTCGACAACTGCTGTTAGCGGGGACGTGGGGGTACTCACagtcgtcgagcatggACATGGCGATGTGTGATGAGATGTGAAGGGTGGGGGGATGGGAGATAGGAGGTGGGTTGATACCAACTTGGAACACCGGGGGGGACGACCAACGTCACAGTTCCACTTAGACACGGGAGCATTTTCGGAATGCAAAGGGGGGAGATGTGTACTCTATCTCTATATACTTTATGTCGCATTTATGAGGTAGTCGTTGAGGCGCAAAGGCCGCTCAGCGGGTTGGGTCTTGCCAGTTTTATAAAGAGAGAATGTATGAATATGCACTGTTACTAACTACGACGACCTGTGATGACAAGAAGGTTGTCCAATGTGCCAAGTGACGACCCACACGGCAGAGGACACCTATCTAGCCTCGCATTCACCAACGGTGTGCGATGCTGCTCTTGACACCATTGCATATGGTGGCCTTGGTGCTGTGGACGCCGTTGACGCCGTTGGTCTTTACGCGCATGCAGCCGTCGGTGCCGTTCAAGCCCTGGCAGCCGACGTTCGCACTGGCCATCACCTCCATCATGCGCGcgaccttctccttgagcgccgcggCAGCCTTGACGCCTTCGAACGTCTCCACAACAGCAACGATCTTGGCGTCCACAACAGCCGCGACCCAAGGGAACAGCGCAATCTTGAGTATCTTGGCAGCGCGAGGTCCTGGGTTCAGCCTCGTTGCCTCGGGTCGCCTCTCCCTAACCAGCTACGTTAGCGCCACtcacccatctcctcctccatcaccGCCACGAGAGCCTCAAAGATCCCCGCCGCGGCCTTGTAGGACACACTCGGGGCGCCCGTCTTTCTCTGCGCGAATGCGGCGTCAAGCACACCACTCTCGAGGGCGATGTGCGCGAGGGTCGCGTTGGAGCCAACGGCGCTGACGACGTGCTGGGTTGAGCGGCTAGCAAGCATAATGTGGGGAAGGGCGGAGAACAAGCGTGACAAGCAGAGAGGAACTCACATGACGTCCGGACAGCGTCAGacccagctcggcgccgatCTGCAGCAGCACGACGCGAAGGTACGCGTCACCGCGCTGCGCAAGAATGAGGTGCTCGTTGCGCGCCCGCAGGACGGGCATGCTGAGCATGGGCGTGCGGAGGGCCAGTTCAAGTGATCCCTTGGAGACGgtgaggagtgggaggagggagggatACGCGACAGGGAGCGTTGGTGGATGGGGGACCTCCTTCCAAGACGCGgggagaggacgaggcgcgcgcgtcaGTGCTGGCATGGTTGTGGAGGGATGAAGAGGGCAATAGGAGATGGATGCCAGGGAGGTGGCAGTGGCGTTGTTATGTATCTGCCGTCTGGTGATGGCcgtggcgaggatgcgccCTAAATCGGGTGCGCGTTGAGGCGAGATAGCGGGCCAATGGTTTGAAACTGCACGTCACATGTGTTAGTTCCCATTTGCGTCAGTCACCTGTGTCATGGATAGCATACATGTCTGCGTTGCGTAacgctcgtcgtcttctaacgctcgtcgtcttctATCGTGCGTGCAGAACGTTGACTGCTGAGGGATGCGTTGGTCTGCTCTGTTGGTCGCAACCCAGCCCTTCCGCTTTGGCCTCGTGCTTCGACCCTGGCACTGTAGCGCCTCCCAACGCGCCCGCAGCTCCCCTCCCATCCGCCAGCGCGCGCCTGTGCAGTTGCCTCAATAAACATCCCCATCCCAGTTCCACCGCTTCGCCAGGTCCCACAATCCCTCATATTTGGACCCAAGGAAATTCTTGCCCTCGCTGTCCGTCTCGGCGTGCCGTGCGCGGAAAAACTTGAACGTGCGCTCCGGAATTTCGCCTTCCCAGACCACCTCACAGCGGTTCGTGCTCATGTCTGGTCcatccttcttctcgtcgtccccttcttcctcctcgctcccacTGTCCTCGCCCAATGCGCGTGGCTCCTCGGTCCAGTCGATGCGCGAGGTCATGAGTTGCCGGTAGTGCTTGATCTTCTTGGCCacaccctccaccactACCAAGGCAAAGTTGGGCGCGAAGATTGTGAGACCTGTGAGGAGGTCGTGCTCGGCCGTCTTTCGAACTTTGAACTTGTGCCGCCCGTTCGTCAGGTAACGGATGAGGTATACGCTCGCCTGGAGACCGTTCTTTGTCTCGGCTtccgcgagcttggcgtaGCCCTTTTCGCGGCGGTCTTCCTTGGACAGCTTGCGCTCGGTATTGTCCTGCTCGTGTTTTAGGGCACGGAGCTCGACTTCGCGAACAAtgcgcttctcgagcttTGTCGGGTCCTGCACCGCGTCGGATGTGAGGACCTTCATCATGTTGGCAAGGCGAACTGCCGTTAGCTCTTCTCCAAGTATGAGAACTGGGTAAGGAGGACTCACCCTTTGGCGGGTCGGGGGGGATGAGCCCCATCCGCACGCGATCCTGCCGGTCCTTCAGCTCTGCCATGCGCCGCTGTCGGCGCATCTTCTTCTGCTCCTTCTTCGTGAGCATCAACCCGCGCTCGGGTTGGCGCCGgtcgcccgccgccgtaATGGCAATGGGGTGCTGAACAAGATGCGTCACCAAGCTCTCGTTGTTCGTATCAATATACTCTAGCGCCTTAGGCAGGTCGTCGTATCCCGTCCCCGAAGGCATAATCGCCTCGTCCCACCACTCAACAGCCGGTGGTGCCTGTCGCTTCAGGCTACGCTCCAGCACGTCAAACTCCGAGTCGAGGCCGGCCTTGCGCGACTGCGCCGCAATAcgcgccttgagctcctcgagcttgatgTCGTTACGCAGCTGCTCGCCCTGCTTGATGTACTTGCCGGGTGTGCTGAATGCCATCTTGCGTGACTTGCGCACACGTGCAGGCCCGGGTCCTGCACCTTGTTCCTCGGGCCCGATCCCCGGCATCGCCGTAGAGATGTACGGGTTCGAGATGCTgatcggcgtcggcgcagccttggccgccttTGCAGctgcctcctcgacggcggcggcgttcGCCCGGACAGTCGAGAACTTGGGCGCCATGGTTTTGTACCGGTCACGCATTGCGCGCTTCTCGTTCTTCTCCTGGGCGGCTTCGACGTTATCCGCCATGAGGAGCGGGTGCAGAGCTATGCCAgtgggcttgggcttgggcaGTGGCGCAGCTGGCGCAGCGGGCCCGGCTTGCTTCGAGCTCATCTCCGCGTTCCTTGCTtcaacgcgcgcgcgcgcagccgcgATCCTGTCACGAATGTTCGGATCGACTTTTGCTGCTGGCTTGGCCGGGGCTgtagaggaggaggaaggtggcggcgcgggagAGTTGGAGCCTGAGGCGGCACGGCTACCAGCTGGAGTCGCGCTGCCGGAGCGTCCCTCGATCGCGGCTTTGCGCGCAGCAACCTGTGCGCGGATGGCCGCAATGTCAAGCGCGGCTTTTTTGGCGGGTGGCGGACCATCGTCGCGTCTGCTCATGGCGATGTGTTTATTGTGTTATTGTGAGCGTTGAGGTTGTGACGTCGAATTCGAGTGGTTAGGTGGCAAATAGAGTAACCGCCACACCCATAGCCACCCCTTATTCCCGCCAGACCTTAGGTTGTGGTTGTAAGGGGGACTCGTACGGTGGGGACGGGAGCAAATCCGGTGGCCTCCAACCACATCAGACTCATTCCACTAAGGGGCTATCAGCTCCGACCACTCCGCTCATCACCACCGCTTGCCAGTCCGACGCCGCTCGCCATGGCCATGCAGAcccccaccttccccacgCGCCTCGCAAAGGCCGTGAAGATTGCCCGCACCCAGGACGAGGCCCGCACTCGCGTCCTCTCCGCCTACCGGCACTGGTACCGCAGCGCGCCCGAGATCTGCGCACTGTACGCTCTCAACGTCAGCCCCAGCGCTATCCGGCTCAAGATCCGCGAGGACTTTGAGAAGACTCGCCGAGTCACTGATCTCAAGGTTAtcaacgtcctcctccacaaGAACTGGGTCGAGTACCAGGAGACGATGAACTGCTGGAAGCAGGAGGTAAGCACAACTGAACAGCTAGGGAACCAACGCGGCGAGCGGAGGCTACTGgctgctcaaggaggaAAGATAATTGGACGAGTGCTGACAACAGCCGCACCTCATGCACTGGTTCAGGCCGCTCGAGGAGcccgccaagcccgagaCGTTCATGGACAAGTGAGTTTAGAGAGCCAGGTTGGGCTCGGAGAGGCTGGAGATCGACGGGAAGATGGACCGCGCTCCCAGATGACAGAGGACTGTCCGGAATGGACGATATCTTCTGCAACGAGGTCCATTGTGCTCGCGCGTGCGCATTCTGCGGTCGCAGAGCTTAACGCTCATTTATGCTCCCCCAACACGTTCACAACAGCCAGCATTTGATCTTGGATCAACAAGCCTCTCCTGCCTTCATTCCCCTTCCTGCCCTCGTCTGCAATGCACGCTAACGCTCAGGTTCCTGGCAGGGCGTGACGACCCCAAGCAGGTCGGCTCGTTCTAAATCGGTTAGCAATGCATAGATATCAGCAGGAGAGAGTGGCTAGTGCTACAAGGTttcatctcgtcgacctctcACACATCCTCCGGGAAGTCCACCTCCGCCAgcaccgcgtcgtcgatgtCAAAGTGCTGGTCCATGTccacgtcggcgtcgtcaacCCCGCCGTTCGCCTGCCGCCCAaacacctcgtcggctTTGGCGCCTgcgcgttcctcctcctccttctcttGCTGCTGCCGCTCCTCGATGTCCTCGACCGTCCACAACGAGATGCCCGTCTTTGTGTGGTCGAACGGCTGCGAGATTTGGCGGATAAACTTCTTGGCCAGCACCACGGCCATGTCAGTTGACAGGTTCGAGTGGGCGTCCGTGATATACTGATTGATCCAGCGTGGCAGCTTGGATCGCTTGTCCTGACGTGCGAAgcgctgctgtcagctatTCTGCGAGAGTTCGTCCCACCCACCCTGTCGGCGAAAATCATGAGACCCCAGTCAGTCTTTCCACGGAGGACACGCCCGACACATTGTGCGGCGTGACGCATGGCGTCGAAAGTGAGGTAGTCATTCTCGCGGATCCTGTGATTGTCGCGCAGAAACTCCAGACGGGCCTTGAGGATACGGCTCTCGGTGTACTGGTAGGGGATACTGTTGTCAGCCGAGGCGGGTAGACTCATTTACCCAAACATGATGACAGCGCGTCCATAGTTGCTGCACCAGGTCAGCACAATAAGCGCCAGCTACCCACTGGTCAAAGTCAATGCCCTCAGACACCTTTCCTCGAGCCACGGAAAGCAGGACGGCTCCTCGCCCATTGTTGCAGGCCTGTTTGTCAGTGGAAGCCCCCGACGCCCAGCTAACCTCGCGGTAGTTCTTGAGTGCAATAGACGTCTCCATGGCGTCTGGCGTCTCCACGAACAGGAGCTTATGCTTCCACACTTCGCTGAGGATGCCCATATCGTACCAAGCGCTGACAATGGACTCCATGTACAGGTACGATGGGAAGAAGGCCACGATGCCGTCTGGCACGGTCTTGGACAGCTCGATGAGAATGCTGCCAAAGTTGCGCACCACAGCTGGGTCGTTGCGGACTTCGAAGCGAGACGAAATAGGCACTTGGTCTGAGCCACGCGTGATGACCATCGGCAAGAACGCGTTGCGTGCGAGAGTCATCGGGTACGATTCCTGGATGACGGGTTGGAACTGCAAGATCTTAGGGTACATGTCGAGTGGAGAGATTGTTCCCGAAGTGATGATGACGCTGCCGAAGCGCTCGAAGACCGGGGCAATGGCCAGGGAAGGGTCAAGGCAGCTGCGGTTGTCAACACCTGGTGCAGAAACTGCTCACGTGAAGCGGAAAAGAGGGTTGGGCACGGTGGCGTGCTCAGTCTCGTACGGCTCGAGAATGAGCAAGAAACCTGACTGTCAGCCTCGTCCAACATCACAAGACCTCACCCTTTTCGTACGTCGACACGAGAGTGCCGAACGTGGCAATCTTTTGCAGCGCAGCGTGCTCCTCGATGTTGGTAAGTTCCAGTGTGCGGATGAGGTTGCTCAAGCGCTCAGAACAGAACTGAAGCGGTCGTTTCTCGATGAACGTGATCTCCTTCAAGTGCGCGAGGAAAGATACAGGCGTCTCAGCGACAACGTGAAGCACACGCATGCGCGTTTTCAGATACTCGATGAACCGCTTGAGGAACGCAATAAAGTGTTCAGCCTTGCGGATGTTACCAGGGATTGCTCCCTCAATCATGTCATTGGTGAGCACAGGGTTGGCGAGCATGTCGTCTTCGGGGTCGTGACGGTCATTGGAGACGCGTAGGCCCTCTACGAGCTTGTCGTATTCCTCCTGTAGCTTGCTTGCATCCGTCTTCTTGATCCTGGCGTCAACTTCCGGCACCAGAACTGAACTcactcgtcgaccttgtcccCGATCGTCGCAACACTGCGCGCGGCTGAATCAAGCATGGGCCGCGTGAGGTCGATGGACAACGACTCGATACAAACGTTATCTGTTGTCAGCAGAGCAGGCATCACCCTCACCAATGTTGTGCGCCTCGTCAAACACGACAATGCACTCGGCATTGAACTCTACC of Cutaneotrichosporon cavernicola HIS019 DNA, chromosome: 4 contains these proteins:
- the prp3 gene encoding uncharacterized protein (Small nuclear ribonucleoprotein) produces the protein MSRRDDGPPPAKKAALDIAAIRAQVAARKAAIEGRSGSATPAGSRAASGSNSPAPPPSSSSTAPAKPAAKVDPNIRDRIAAARARVEARNAEMSSKQAGPAAPAAPLPKPKPTGIALHPLLMADNVEAAQEKNEKRAMRDRYKTMAPKFSTVRANAAAVEEAAAKAAKAAPTPISISNPYISTAMPGIGPEEQGAGPGPARVRKSRKMAFSTPGKYIKQGEQLRNDIKLEELKARIAAQSRKAGLDSEFDVLERSLKRQAPPAVEWWDEAIMPSGTGYDDLPKALEYIDTNNESLVTHLVQHPIAITAAGDRRQPERGLMLTKKEQKKMRRQRRMAELKDRQDRVRMGLIPPDPPKVRLANMMKVLTSDAVQDPTKLEKRIVREVELRALKHEQDNTERKLSKEDRREKGYAKLAEAETKNGLQASVYLIRYLTNGRHKFKVRKTAEHDLLTGLTIFAPNFALVVVEGVAKKIKHYRQLMTSRIDWTEEPRALGEDSGSEEEEGDDEKKDGPDMSTNRCEVVWEGEIPERTFKFFRARHAETDSEGKNFLGSKYEGLWDLAKRWNWDGDVY
- the NdufA6 gene encoding uncharacterized protein (Belongs to the complex I LYR family); its protein translation is MAMQTPTFPTRLAKAVKIARTQDEARTRVLSAYRHWYRSAPEICALYALNVSPSAIRLKIREDFEKTRRVTDLKVINVLLHKNWVEYQETMNCWKQEPHLMHWFRPLEEPAKPETFMDKFLAGRDDPKQVGSF
- the RAD3 gene encoding uncharacterized protein (Helical and beta-bridge domain); this translates as MKFMIDDLPVLFPYDRVYPEQYSYMCDLKKTLDAGGHCVLEMPSGTGKTVSLLSLIVSYIQFYPQKRKLIYCSRTVPEIEKALAELKRLMEFRQEQGVDDGEFRGLGLTSRKNLCLNPDVNKQKKGKVVDSMCRDLTSSYACERGRADPGSVPLCSWHEELNNYETGNLIPPGVWTLDDVKKYGQEKGVCPYFTIRRMMPFVDVMIYSFHYLLDPKVAEQVSVEFNAECIVVFDEAHNIDNVCIESLSIDLTRPMLDSAARSVATIGDKVDEIKKTDASKLQEEYDKLVEGLRVSNDRHDPEDDMLANPVLTNDMIEGAIPGNIRKAEHFIAFLKRFIEYLKTRMRVLHVVAETPVSFLAHLKEITFIEKRPLQFCSERLSNLIRTLELTNIEEHAALQKIATFGTLVSTYEKGFLLILEPYETEHATVPNPLFRFTCLDPSLAIAPVFERFGSVIITSGTISPLDMYPKILQFQPVIQESYPMTLARNAFLPMVITRGSDQVPISSRFEVRNDPAVVRNFGSILIELSKTVPDGIVAFFPSYLYMESIVSAWYDMGILSEVWKHKLLFVETPDAMETSIALKNYREACNNGRGAVLLSVARGKVSEGIDFDHNYGRAVIMFGIPYQYTESRILKARLEFLRDNHRIRENDYLTFDAMRHAAQCVGRVLRGKTDWGLMIFADRRFARQDKRSKLPRWINQYITDAHSNLSTDMAVVLAKKFIRQISQPFDHTKTGISLWTVEDIEERQQQEKEEEERAGAKADEVFGRQANGGVDDADVDMDQHFDIDDAVLAEVDFPEDV